In the Alphaproteobacteria bacterium genome, ACCCTAAAGAAGATCTACGACAAGAAACTGAAAATAACGTAAAACATGTTGAGCCAAAAATTGAAGAACCTACCAAAACTGAATCGTCAAATGCAGAATTATCAAAAACCCCACCTACAAAAGAAGAGAATAACCCAAAACTTCCTGAACAACATGAAGCAACAAAAAAAGTTGAACTTCCTCAAACTGAAGAATCAATAAAAACATTAAAAAAAGAAGAAGATCCAGCAAAAAATTTAAAAAATAAAGCAAACAAAACACGCATACCTTTACCAGAAGAATCACCTCCTCATCCAGAACCTATCGCTGAAAAAACGCCTATCCACCCTGAAACAATCGCAGAAAACAAGCCTGCTCATCCTGAACCTACCACTGAAAAAGCACCAGATCACCCAGAACCTACCACTCAACATATAAGCAATACTTTTTTTGATTTAACAAAATGGTACCCTTCAAATGATTTTTTAAAAGATCGCAATATTCATGAAGAAAAAATAATTGAAACAGATCCACCCTCACCCAATTCTATTTATGATTTAGCATCATTTTATATTGCACATGATTTAGGCGCAGAAACACAAAATCTTTTAAGGTCATTCAAAGAAAAAACACCTGAATCTGAAAAATCATCTTATTTTCAAGGCCTTATGGGTATTTCTAATCTCTATGGAGAAAGTTATGACGCAGCAATAGCAAATTTTGCTGACAAACAGCTGGAAACAGATCCAAATATTCCTACATGGCGGTGGGTTGCCAATTTTCTAAAAAATGATACGCACGATGATAAAACAATAGAAGCACCCAAAGAAATAAATCTTTCTATATTACCTTTATACCTAAGACATTCTGTTTATCTAAGGCTTTTAAAAAACGATTTGGCCCAAGAAAAATTTGATATATTTGATGAAAATTATGCACAAATAAAACAAAACTTATTAAATTCACACGAAAGAAATTATATTGATTATCTAACAGGCTGGTTAGAATATTTAAAAGGCAATCAAATTGGTGGTTTACAAAAATGGAAAACTTTAGCAACAAGTTTTGACCGTTTTACATCCTCTCATGCACGTTATGCTATTGCTTCTAAAGGACCAGAAAACGAATTCATTACGAAAAAAGAGGCAATTCAAGATCTTGAAACCTTACGCTTTGCCTGGCGTGGTGATCATTTTGAATACAAAGTAATTCAATTATTGGGCAATTATCTTCTTGATCTATCCCTTCATAAAAGAGGCTTAAAAGCGCTTAAAACCCTAATAACTTTATTTCCCAATGAACCATCGAATAAAGAAATCACCACAAAACTAACCGAAACATTTACAAATATTTTTATCAAAGATGAAATATCTTCAAAATATTCTCCAATGGATTTAATTCTTCTCTACGAAGAATTTAAAGAGCTTTCTCCATTGGATAAAAATGCTGACTTAATTCAAGAAAAAATTGCAAAATCCTATTTTGAACTTAATCTTCCTAATGACGGTCAAAAAATACTCGACCACCTCCTCAAATTTCGCTCTGAAGGTGATGAAAAGGCACGCAGAGGTCTAACATTGGCTCAAACACTTGCTGCAGATCAAAAAACGAACGAAGCACTTTCCATTCTTGATGCAAGTGATACCCCCACTATAAAACCAGAACTTGCTGAAGAAAGACAAAAATTAAAAGCAAGCATTCTAAAACAAAAAGGTGATTTAGAAAACGCGCTTAAGCTAGTATCAAGCAAACAAGATATTGAGAACCAACGCTTAAAAGCTCAAATTTTTATCGATCAAAAAGAATGGTCGAAAGCTGCAGAAATTTATGATATTATCTGCAACACACAAAAAGATTTAACAACAGAAAAAGATATCTTCTATTACATGACATGTCTTGTTTATACAGGCAATTATAATAAAATTGAAGAAATATCAAAAACATATAAAGATTACATGGAAAAAGAACCTTATAAAAACGCTTTTTTATTAATTGCCTCTACACTAAAACCAGGCAATATTAAAAATGCAAAAGAACAATTAGATGACTTCTTAGCTAAATTTAAAACCTATAATGCAAGTGTTACACAATGACAATCATTCAACCACATCTTTCAACCGATTTTTACCCTAAAAGCAATATCTATTTGGAACATATTGCACGAAACAATCGATATAATCTCGCTGAGTTTAGACCATTTTACATAGACAACCAATTAATAGGCTATATTTCAAAAGAGTTCTTTAACGTTCTTCAATCGCAAAGTCCTTATTTTTTAGAGACACATCAATCTATTGTTTTATCCACAGAGCTTCATAATTTCGAATTAAAATCATCTTTTTTTGATACATTATTACATTCTTTATTAAATCAAAAACTTATTGATCCTTTTCGTGACGAATTTTATGGTGTTGCGCCATCCCTTGAAAAAAAACCACTCTTTAAAATTCGACGTGGCGCTTCTTCTTATTTTGGATTTCGAAATTATGGCGTACATCTCAACGGTTATGTCATGAAAAACGATCATATGTTTATGTGGATTGGTAAACGATCTTCCACCAAACAAATGGCGCCCAATAAATTAGATCATATCGTTGGGGGCGGATTACCCATAGGATTAAGCGTTTTCGAAAATCTTGTTAAAGAATCCAAAGAAGAAGCGAATATTCCAGCAGATTACCTAGAACGCGCAAAGGCAGTTAACGGCATAAGCTATTGTAGACAAACCGGCCCTAAATTACGCCGTGATACTATTTTTGTCTATGATTTAGAATTACCAGCAAATTTTGTACCCAATAATGAAGATGGAGAAGTTGAAAATTTTATGCTTATCCCCATTGAAGAAGTTATAGCCTACCTTCAAGAGGATGATTTATTCAAATTTAACTGTAATCTTGTTTTAATCGATTTTTTAATTCGTCATGGTTTTTTAACACCTGAAGATTCGAATTATTTAAAAATTATCGCAGAACTTCGACAAACCCAGTTTTAATATAAAAGGGTCTTTAAAAAATCTAAAGGCCCCACTATAAGAAAATTATGCAGCTTTAAGACTAAAAAGTGCAAGAATTTTGATCAGATCTTTTGCAAAAAAAGGATTTAATCCATCATAGGTTTGACCATGTTTTTTATGCGTACTTGCAACAACATAATCTAACGTTTTGTAATTTTTACCTATAATGATACAACCAGATTTTGATTTGGTAATAGATACTTGGTTCTCAAAAAATGGATCTGCAAATAAATTAACCAATTGCGTATAATCTATATTTTTAGATTTTATTTTTTTATCCAAAAGCATATTAACAATTAACTTATTATTATTTGAAAGCTCTAAAATCCTATTCTCACTCTCTTTATTTTCTTGATATTGCTTTAACAGCCCAACTTTCCGTAATTGTTCTCTTATATATTTTGGATTTTTATAATGTTGGTCGTCTATCTGAATTATATTTTCTTCTGTATTAAAATCATTAGAATCTTCATATAAAGACTCAATTGTGCAATCAACATGAATTTCAAAATCATCTAATTGAAGTTTATCAACTTTAATTTCTTTTTTTTTGTTTAAAGATTTAAATCCATCTATATTCATCAAATATGGATGAATTTTGGTGT is a window encoding:
- a CDS encoding DUF4743 domain-containing protein; this encodes MTIIQPHLSTDFYPKSNIYLEHIARNNRYNLAEFRPFYIDNQLIGYISKEFFNVLQSQSPYFLETHQSIVLSTELHNFELKSSFFDTLLHSLLNQKLIDPFRDEFYGVAPSLEKKPLFKIRRGASSYFGFRNYGVHLNGYVMKNDHMFMWIGKRSSTKQMAPNKLDHIVGGGLPIGLSVFENLVKESKEEANIPADYLERAKAVNGISYCRQTGPKLRRDTIFVYDLELPANFVPNNEDGEVENFMLIPIEEVIAYLQEDDLFKFNCNLVLIDFLIRHGFLTPEDSNYLKIIAELRQTQF